In Cellulomonas sp. Y8, the genomic stretch GACCCAGCTGCCGTCGCCCGGATCCGCTCCGTATCCGAGCAGCTCGCCCTGAGCTCAGCGCAACTCTCCGTGGCCCGCGAGTATCGGGTTCCCCCACTGGGCCAAGCTCAAGCTCGAGGTCCAGCGACGCGCCATCCTGGACAGCGGCGACGCCGCCCGGCTGGTCGACCTGCTCGCCGCGCACCCCGAGCTGGCCGTCCAGAGGATGTCCGGGTGGTGTGACCACCTGCACGGAGCCAGCCCCCTGGGCTACGTGGCGATGATGCGCTTCGACACCACGCGCGACACCTGGCGAGACGTCCCCGGCACCGCTGCTCTCGCCCGCGCGCTCCTCGACGCCGGCGCTCCGGTCGAAGGCGATCCCCTGGACGCCGAGACGCCCTTGATGACCGCCGCCAGCTACGGCGACGCGGAGGTCGCGCGGGTCCTCGTCGAGGCTGGAGCGGACCTGGACGCGACCGCGTCGCCCACCGCCGGTGGCGTCCCAGGAGGGACCGCCCTCCGACACGCTGTCGTCTTCGGCATGACCGACGTCGTGGACGTCCTACTCGCCGCCGGAGCGCAGGACCTGGTTCAGGCTGCGGCTGCTGGTGACGTCACCGGCGCCCTGAGCTCCGAGACCTGTGAAGAGGATCGCGTCGCGGCCCTGCGGACTGCCGCGGCACACGGCCGGCTGAACGTGATCGATCAGCTCATCGCAGCGTCCACGCCCGTAGATGGGGTCGACCGGGACGGATCCACCGCCCTGCACGAGGCCGCCTTCTCCGGCCGAGCCGACAGCGTTACCCGCCTGCTCCATCACGGCGCAGACCCCACGCGCCGCGACACGAGATTTGGCAGCACGCCCCTGGAGTGGTGCCAGCACCAGCGCGCCGAGATCGGGCCCGGGAAGGGACACGACGAGGTCGAGGATGTCCTGCGACCCATCACTCCCGGCGCCACCTGACTGTCCCGCCACGCTGCGGCGGCAGAACCCCGCCATTTAGCGCCGAAAGTCACACGTTTCCGGCCACCGGCGACCGCGGCGCGACACGCCGGGGGAGCGGTGTCCGGAACCCGTGTCCGAAACCGAGATGTCCGGAAAGCACACGTCGACGAGTTCCGTACGCTCCGGGCCCATGGGACAGGTGTTGGGGTACGCGAGGGTGTCGACGGATCTGCAGGACCCGGCCCCGCAACACGACGCGCTCGCGCGCGCGCCGGGGTCGACCGGGTCTGGACCGATCACGCCAGCGGCACCGTGGCCAACCGCCCGCAGCTCGCCGCGGTGCTTGACTACACGCGCGCCGGCGACGTCCTGGTCGTGCGGCGGTTGGATCGCCTCGGGCGCTCGGTGCAGCACCTGGTGGCCACGGTGACCGACCTGGCGGCGCGCGGTGTCGAGCTGCGGTCGCTGAGCGAGGGCATCGACACGACGTCGCCGCCGGGCCGGCTGACCTTTCACATCTTCGCAGCGGTCGCGGAGTTCGAGGCCGACCTGATCCGCGGGCGCACCGTCGCGGGTTTGGCCGCAGCACGCGCCCGCGGTCGCGTGGGCGGCCGGCCTTCGGTGATGACACCCGAGAAGCGTGCCGCTGCCGACGAGCTGATGCGTGCTACCGGAGCCACCGTGACGGGCGTAGCGCGGGCGTTGGTGGTATCGAGGTCAGCTGTCTACCGGTACCTCCAGGCGCAGGACTCTGGCGCGGTCGACGCGGCGCCGGCTCGAGGCTGAGAAGCACGGCGCTGTTGAACGAGCGGGTGCGAATCGCTCCCGCTGCGGCGTCCGCCGTGACGGGCGAGTAGCGCAAGGGGGCAGCCTGACCTCTCCATCCCCTGGGCACTCCCATCAGCGCGGCGTTCCTGTCCCGGTGCGTGTGGGCCTCAGTGCTTCTGATCGTGTCTGAGGAGGTCAGGTTGGGGAGATGAGCTCGCGATACAGGTCCTCGGTGAGCTGGACCGACTCGGTGAGGCTGAGCTGATCGGGATCAAGGCGGGATTCGAACGCGGCGAGTACAAGGCCATCTCCGGTCGCCGAGGGAGCGAGCACCCCGCCGTGGCCGAGGAAATGCGCGGCATGACCGATGGCCTGACAGCCGGACCAGTCGTCGTCGGTGATGTCTGCGCGCTCCAGTCCGACGCTGGCGAGCGCGGCATCGCTGCGCAGGTCCAGGACGGCGGCCTCGTGCACAGTGATTGTGTGCAGCATCCGCGGGCGACGGGCGTTGAGCAGGTCGACCGGGTCGAGAGACTGAGCCGCGGCAAGGCGCTCGAGTTCAGCCATGCACGTCACCACGGGAGTGGCGAGGTAGAGGGTCTCGAAACTGTCCGGAGGGTTCCAGCGTCCACCGTGCACCACAGCGCCGCGGCCCGAGAGGCCGTCGAATGCGGCACTGGCATGCCTGTAGGTGGTGCCGCTCCAGATGACCGTGCCGAGGTCGTTGACTCTCTCGACGACTGCTTCGTCCAGCACGGCCTCAGATCACCACGCCGTCAGCGATCGCCTCCATGAGGCCGAGGACATCCTTGAAGTGGCCTGCTCTGATGCGCTCCGCAGGGGTGTCGTGGTCGAGCTGCCTGTTCGGAGACAGAAGCCATAGGTTCACCTTGTCCGGTGGGAACACGTCCGCCGCCACGTCAGCGACGTAGGCAAGTTCGAGAAGCCGCTGCTTGTTCAGCTTCTGTGGCGTGACCTGACCACTGGACCACCGGGCGACCGTGCGCGGCGATGCGTCAACGATCGAGCCGACCTCTTCCTGCGTGAGCCCGAGGGTGGCGATCACGTCGTTGACCTTCGTGGCGAGCGCTCCTTGAGGAACCACTGTGTCACCTTCCCTGTCAGTAGGTATGACGTCTATTATGTCACCAACGCGAGCAAGAGGACATGCCTACGGGAGGCGGGAGTCGATGAGCGGCGTGCAGTTCCAGCTGGGCCACAAGGACCACAGGGTCGTGCAGGACTTCCTCGAGCGCGGGCCCGACGGCGTCGGAGCGATCATGCTCCCCGCCAAGCAGGCGCGACTGGGGTCCGAGGCCGCGGCGGCGGCTGCGGCGCTGGGCGTCGAGGTGCTCTTCGACCCCATGACCGAGCGGCTCGTCGCCCCCGGCTATACCGTCACCGGCCTCGGGTACCACAGCGACGACCCCTACGACGTCGACCTGCTGAGCCGTGACCCGGCCGCGCGCACGCGACTGCTCCAGGGCGTCCTCGGGGCGCACCCGGACTTCGTCACCGCGGTTACACCGCCGCACTTCTACGTCAGCGATGAACGATCCGCTGACCTGAACCTGTCGCTCGTGTCCGACATGCGCACCATGACCGAGCTGCTGGTGCGCCCGATCGTCACGGTGTCCGCCAACTACGCCTTCAAGCACGCGGTGCAGCTCGCCGTCGAGTACTCGGAGCTCGGTGTGTCTCAGGTCGAGCTGCGTCTGTCACCGCTCGGTGGTGAGAACGTCGGTCTCCGCAAGTTCCGTCACGTGATGTCGGTGCTGGATGCATTCCGTGCCGCCGGAATCGTTACGACCCTGGGGTGGTCGGGCAACGTGGGACAGGTCGCGGTCGCGATGGGACACGCCGACAGCTACTCCGTGGGAGTGACCGACCACGAGAAGGTGGACTGGAGCGCAACGGTTTCGCGCCAGCGTCGCGACTACCAGGACCGTATCGATGGAGTCGAGAAGCAAGGACACCCTGGCCGGGCGCGGGTTTACCTGCCGGGCATCGCGATGACCGTGGCACACACCACCGCGGAGCGCCTGCTCGGACACACCGACATCCGGCTGCGGCTGGGGTGCCGTCGCGGCGAGTGCGCCGAGACGATCAACGGCCCGCTGCGGGACGCGCGGCGCCACTACCTCCACGCTCGCGCCGGTGAGATGGCCGACCTGCTGGCGCAGCCGGCGGTGTCGTGGCGGACCCACGCCGTGCGGCAGCGGCTGCAGCAAGCACTTGCTCTTCGGCGCCGTATCAACAACTCGTACAACACCGGCGAGGCTCCGCTGGCCACCAGGACACTCGAGAGCATCCTCGACTCGATGGCGACGGGCGGTGCTGCTCAGAGCGCGTAGGCCCTGGCCCTGCGCAACGCAGCGGCACCGCTCGATGGTCCGAGGCCGACCGCTCAGGGGCGGCGCTGGTCCTGGGTGCGTCGATGGGTATCGGTGCAGTCGCCTGGGCCGTGTGTGCCGTGGCTCGCGAACGGGCTCGACGAAAGTTGTGACCAAAGGGCACGCAGCGCTTCGAGAGCGAACTGCCTGACAGAGGCCGACCCAGCGCAGTACATTCCACGTGGGCTCGTCGCCTTGCCTCACCTAGCGGCGCGAGTTCACCGGTGCGGAACAGCGGTCGCCCGGCCGCACCGGTCACCGGCAGGAGGGGCGACTCCCTCGAGGGTTCGAATCCCTCCGCTTGTCCAGAAGTGTCATAACCTACATTATCGGCGGTCGAGTAGGACGAGTTGCAACTGGGTTAGAGAACTCGTCTCACCCCGCTCGGCCGCCTCGCCGCAGGTCAGGCAGGGGTTGGGCCTGATCCCGGCCCGATGGCGCCGAGCTCGTCGGTACGAGTCCCCGATGGTCAGCGGCCAGATCTCTCATCTGATGAGAGTTTCGCTGGGCAGCCGAATGAGCGGGCGGCGCGCTCAGGATGGTCGGCCAGCTCGTGACGGCGCACGCACCTCCGTCTAGGGTGCGCACATGGGTGCACGTATCGCGGATCTGCAGTTGGTGTGGCCGCGGGAACTCTTTGTCCAGGAGCTGCAGGCAGCAACGCAGCGCATCGAAGACCCGTGGGGCGGCGGATCCGCCAGCTATACCTATTCTCAGGAGAGACTAGACCTGCTCTTCAGTGAGGCCTTCTACGACGACACGGGCACCCAGTGGCTCGCTGACGCGAGAGAGGAACGGGCACTCCAAACACTCGTTGATGGGATCCGGGCAAACCCCGCGCTCGTGCCTGTATTCACACGGCCCGTCCTTTATCGAGATCGACATGGCCGCACCCCAGCGCCCGCCGAGAAGCCTCGGCTCACATTCGTGGAACTCCAGGCGAGGCTCGGCGAGCTCATAGGTGAACTTGACGGCGCCGGCTACTTCGACAGTGCGCTTGGAGAAGATTGCGTCGATAGCGAAAACGACCATCAGAAGCGCGGTCGCGACCGGCTGTCCGACCTCATGGGGTCCCGCGAGGAGTGGCCTCCGAGCCTGCTCATCTCTAGCGTGGACCACACCTACACGGTTGTGGAGGCTGTTTACTACCTGGCCGCCCGCCCGCGCCAGCGTAGCTATCACAGTTACGGTAGGGAGTGGCACTACTCGGACTTCGACAGGAGAGCGGGGCAAGCGGTCTATCGCTGGCGAGTGAACGCGCTGCTGGAGGAGAGCGACTCGCTTCTCAGGCTCGATACAGACGGCGTGCTGGTGGAAACGACGGGTGATCCCCGAGATGAGCTGCTAGAGACGCTGGCGGGCGACGATGAGGCGCCGGCACCAGATGCGCTTCGCCACGCAATCGACCAGTTCCGGCGACGCGGCGCGACTCGGGAGGACAAGCGCTCCGCCGTTGTTGCGCTAGCGGGCATCCTCGAGTCACATCGGCAACTCCTCAGGGATGAGTTGTTGTCCCAAGACGAGAACTCACTGTTCAACATCGCCAACAATTATGCGATTCGTCACCATCGAGCCGGTCAGCGGGACGATTATGACGATGCATTCCTCGACTGGATCTTCTGGTGGTACCTAGCCACTGTCGCTCTCACGAAGCAACTAATCGCACGCGGACCCGCGACCCCTGCGCATCCGCAGTCATAGCGACGAGCCCAGGCCTACCCGTCTCAGCGCGATACGTCTCGATACCAATAGACGACTGGCGCATGACTGCGGGCGGACGCCCACTCGCCGTTCATGCACCCGCTCGAACACTGGCGGCTGGTCGACGGGGATCACTCGGTGGGAGCGGCGGAGACTCCCTCAAAATCCACGGTGACCTCTTCGTCGGTGTCAGTGTGGCGAGTGACGTATTGACGCAGCAAGACCCGAGTCACCGTCAACGGCGCGTTGTCGTACTTCTCGTCCCCGTACGGGATGACGTAGACCGTATCCCCGATGCCAAACGCGGGCGAGGAGACAGGTTCGGGAAACGTCTCAGCCATCTTCTTGACGCCAGGGTCATGGGCCCGAGACCTGGCGTTCCTCTTCCATGTTGTCACTTCGACAGGCTTATCGTGGGCGTCGTCCTCGCAGGCGAAGCCGGTCAGGCCCGGCGGCCGCACCGAGACGAAGGGGTGGCCATCGGGGCAGAGGCCGTACCAGGGGTAGAGCAACACGTTGGGCGAATGCGACGTGGCTCCAGAGCTCCCGAGCTCGATGGCCTTGCTCCGCCACACGTCTGAGTGCCCAGCTGCGACGCCCACGATGGCGTGCGCGACTTCGTGCCGAACCGCGTCACGACGCTCGTCCGGAAGAAGTATCGCCATGTGGGCAGCGCTGAAGACGATGCGCTGCGCGTGGGCGCGCGTAACCCCGCCGCCATCACTGTTCTCCAACGACTCCGCCCAGAAGACGGACCAGTCATCTTCGAGGCCGTGTTGAGCGAGGAGGTCTTTGGCGAACCGATGCACCTTCTCGAGATCGCGACCGACGGGCGTTAGGCGTTGCGGAGGGGTCTTGGCCGTTGCTCCCATCGGCCGATGATGGCATGCCCGCAGTTCGGCCGGGGTCGTCCGAGCGGCTCCCAACCGCGCGTGCGTCAGTTTCTGGCGGCCGGTTCGTGCGTCGGTCGCGCGGGCACTCGGGGTGCCGGCCTCTACCGTCCGTCGACACCTCGCCCGACATGGGTCAGGCGTTCAAGCGGCCCACCCCGGAACTCGCATCTCACGCGCACGCACCTCTACCAGTCACTCGTCTCAACGCGATACGTCTCTGTACCAGTCCCGGACCGCCCGCTGGGTGCCGCGCAAGCCGTCAGCGCGAGGCAGCGATCACGCGCTCGGCCGCGTGACGGGCAACCCTCATCCGCATCGACCACCAGCCCGCGCCGGCGAGCGTCAGCACCAGAGCGACGCCGGTGACCCACCGCAGAGCCGCCGCTGCGGCGCCGACCCAGGGGACCGTCACCGCGGGCGCGGTCGTGACGGAGACATCGCCCGCGAGTAGCGCAGCGGAGTCATCGAGCGCAAGCAGGGACGACGCGGCGAGCGTGATGCCGAGCCCGGCGGCGAGCACGAGACTCGCGAACCGCTTCCTCCGGTACTCGTCCCGCCGAATCTCCGCCATCGCGCGCACGCTCTCCGCCAGCGCGCGAGCTTCCTCCTCAACTCGTGCGGCCGCGGCATGCTGCCTCATCGCCGGTCCCCGGCCTCACCGTCGGACACGCGGGTTGACCACGACGGGTCCGGCCAGCCGGCGACGACGTCGGGGTCGAGGTCGAGGTCCACGATCACCGGCACCCGGTCCCAGGCATCGCGCCGCCCACCGGCGTGCTGGAGCGCGGCCACCAACAGGCTGAGCCGGTTCTCATCGACGGAGACGAGGTCGCCGATCTTGACCTTCGGGGCATCGACGACGTCCGACAGGGACGCGGCGAACATGAGCACGCGGCGTTCACCGGACGAGAGGGGCTCGACGTGCTCGGGGATCTCCGCGAAGTCGATCCAGATGTCATCGGGATCCGTCCCGCCGGACGGCTCGCGCCGGACCCAGGGGTTGCCGGCCCGGGCGAAGCCCGTGCGGATCAGGAGTTCGGTCGCCGCCTCCGTCGGGTAGATGCCGCGCGCCCAGGCCCGCAGCCTCGTGTGGAGCTCGTCCATGCGTTCCTCCAGTGGTCGTCGGTCATGGTGGTCAGTGGCTCAGCTTGCGGCGGTGGTTCCGGACGCTCTCGGGAGTGCCGGGGTAGCCGCAGTCCTCTGCCGGGCAGCGTTCCCAGGCACCGGATGCAACGGCGGCCGCGGTGACCGACTCCGAGGAGCCGGGACCGAATCCGTGTTCGAGCAGGAGCTGTGCGACCTCGCCTCCGTACTTCGCCGCAAGCAGGGCACCCTCGGCGACCTTGTCGTGGCCTCTGGCGAAGAAGGCGCGGCGACCGACGTCGGCGCCGCACCCGCACCAGCATGAGCCCGCAGGCAGCGCACGGGGAGTCTCTGGGTTCATGCGTTCAAGGTAGTACATCTAGAAGCCCGGTCAAGAGCGTTCTCGTAGCCGGCGTGCGGCCGTTCCGTAGCGGCCGGGCGCCCGCCCTCAGACGCAACCTGCCACCGTGCCGCGCTCGCGCTCGTGCGGGTCATCTCGTCGATGCTTGACCGTCGGTGCTTAGCGCTGGACAGGACCACGTGCCGGCGGTGGCACGGGTCGTTCGTAGCGGTCGACGTGGGCCTGGCGTGCCCGATCGGCAGTCTGTTGCTGCTCGTGAGCCTGCCGGTCGGCCTGGGCTGCCTGCGCCCGGGCCGCCAGGGCGCGGATGTCCTCGTAGCCGCTGGCCGGTGAAGTGTCTGGTGCGAGCGTGCGCAGACGATCGCGCAGGTCGTCGAGCTCGGGGGTCGAGGCTCGGTCGCGCGCGGCGCGCAGTGCGTCGAGGCGTTCGTCCGTGGGCGTGGTTCCGGGGTGCGCGGGAGTGTCGGCGGCCTCGGATGCCTGCTGCGCGGCGCGGCGGGCTTCCTGGACTGCGGCCTGGCTGCGTTCGGCGAGCGCGGTGCGTTCGGCAGCGACGCCGGCCTCGGGGTTCGGGG encodes the following:
- a CDS encoding RES domain-containing protein codes for the protein MLDEAVVERVNDLGTVIWSGTTYRHASAAFDGLSGRGAVVHGGRWNPPDSFETLYLATPVVTCMAELERLAAAQSLDPVDLLNARRPRMLHTITVHEAAVLDLRSDAALASVGLERADITDDDWSGCQAIGHAAHFLGHGGVLAPSATGDGLVLAAFESRLDPDQLSLTESVQLTEDLYRELISPT
- a CDS encoding ankyrin repeat domain-containing protein produces the protein MRFDTTRDTWRDVPGTAALARALLDAGAPVEGDPLDAETPLMTAASYGDAEVARVLVEAGADLDATASPTAGGVPGGTALRHAVVFGMTDVVDVLLAAGAQDLVQAAAAGDVTGALSSETCEEDRVAALRTAAAHGRLNVIDQLIAASTPVDGVDRDGSTALHEAAFSGRADSVTRLLHHGADPTRRDTRFGSTPLEWCQHQRAEIGPGKGHDEVEDVLRPITPGAT